The genome window AAGCATGTTCATGAAGCCCGAAGCCATATCACGGGCACCAATTTGCAGCGGAATCAGGAAGTTGGAGAATGTACCCGACAAGCCAGCCGTCAGCACGAAGAACACCATGATGGTGCCGTGCATTGTCACCAATGCTAGGTAGAACTCTGGGTTCAGCTTACCAGCCTCAATCCATTTGCCCAAGAACGGAGAAAGCCATTCGAAGGTAGACTCGGGCCAACCCAGCTGCAGACGGAAGAGGCTCGACAGGGTACCACCAATAATTGCCCAGATAATACCTGTAATCAGGAATTGCTTAGCAATTACTTTATGGTCCGTGCTGAAGACATACTTCTGCAGAAAGCTTTGCTCGTGGTGCTCGTCGTGGTGCGCGTGCTCGTCGTGCGAAATACCCGGCTCGGTTACACCGGCGCCGCCTTGCACTTGCGCTTGAGTAGGAAGATTAGCAGCCATAGTAGAAGCGTGCAATTAAATGAGATTAGAGCGAAGCCTTGGCCGTAGCAGGAACTACAGCCGCCGCAGCTGGAGTAGTTTCTTTTTCAACCAGTTTATCCGACTTCTGTTTAAAGCTAGCCAGTACATCGGGATTTTGCTCCGAGAAAGACTTCTGCTGGGCAAACCAAGCAACATAGTCATCTGGTTCATCCACTACAATGTTCAGCTTCATAGCGAAGTGGCCACGTCCGCAAATCTGGTTGCAAGCCAATTCATAAGTGAATTTTGGATTGCCAGTTTGAGCACGCATTTCGTCAGTTGTCATGGTAGGCGTAAACCAGAACTTAGTCGGCATGCCAGGTACAGCGTACATCTGCACACGGAAATGAGGCATGTAGACAGCGTGCAGCACATCACGCGAACGAATCTTCAATAGCACTGGATGTCCCTTGGGAACGTGAATTTCAGGTGCCACGAAATCGTCGATGCCGTTTTGGTCGCTTAGGTCAAAACCAAACTCGTTGGTAGCATCAATCAGACGATAGTTAACTACACCAAGCTTCTGGTCGCGGCCGGGGTACCGAACTAACCAGTTAAACTGCTTGCCCATAACCTCTACCACTACGGCGTCCTTAGGAGCCGGACCAGTGATACGCGTCCATTCTTTCCAACCAGCGAATACCAAGCCTGCCATTACAATGGCAGGAATCAGCGTCCAGATTACTTCGATTTTGTTGTTATGTGGGAAGAAGAAAGCCCGACGGCCTTCCTTATGCTGATACTTGTAAGAATACACGAACAGCAATACCTGGGTCAGCGTGAACACAATGCCCAGGATAATCATGGTAGTCCAAAACATCCGTTCGGTGGCATGACCGTGTACGGAAGCAATGGGTGGGTTCATCTTATCGTAGTTGTCAGCAAAAGACCACGCAAAAGCAGCTCCTCCAACAACTAGGAATATGATGAAAAGAATGGCGTTTACACGGTTGCTAACCCCTACTTCTCGGGTTGAGCTACCCGAAAAGATTGAAGTTAGAATCTGGAGGCGGAACAGCAGGCCAAACACGACCAGCAGCAACACCAGCACCAGAAGAATACCAAGAGTAGTCATTATCAGGAGGTAGAAGTGAGTACTGAGAGCGAGTGGTGAGAAGAGAAGAGCTTCATTCCTCTCCACTCCCAACTCAGCGGCTGAAATCAGGTGGTGTGGTGGACGCTTTCATCCAAGAACGGATGGTGAACCGGTACTAAGGACGCCTGAGAAAGGCGCTTCGTCATTAGAAGCAAGAATGCACCAAGGAAGATCAAAGCCGTGCCAATCTCAATTACAAACCCGTTTTCGGCCTTCATCGTTCCGGGCATCAGCATTAGATAGAAGTCCGACCAGTGACCAATTAGAATAGCAATGCTTACAATTTTGAGCATGATCATTTGCCGCTTTGCATCCCGAGTCATGAGCACTAGAAAGGGGAATGCAAAGTTGATAATCAGGTTGCCAAAGAACATCCAAGTATACTGGCCGTTGAAGCCGCCTAAGCGCTGATTGTAATACACTGATTCTTCAGGCAGGTTAGCATACCAGATCAGCATGAACTGGGAGAACCACACGTAGGTCCAGAAGATGCTGAAGCCAAACATGAACTTACCTAAGTCGTGCAAGTGGCCTTCTTTCACAAAACGCAGGTAGCCGGCTTGCTTAAGCAGAATGGTGCACAGTGTTACGGCAGCAATACCTGATACCCACCAAGAGGCGAATACGTACCAGCCGAACATAGTAGAAAACCAGTGCGTGTCAACCGACATTACCCAGTCCCAGGCGGAAATCGACGACGTAACCGCGTAGATAACTAGGAACAAAGCCGAGACATTGATGCTCTTGTGAAAGTACTCAGTACCACCATTTAGGTCTTCGGCCAATGATAGGTCACGCAGGCGTTTAGTGAAGAACGCCCACAGGCCTAGGAACAAGACCATCCGAATCAGATAGAACGGAATATTCAAGAACCCCGACTTACCAGCAATAATTGCGTCGTAGTTGGCATTGCCTTTTTCCATGATGCCAGGCATCGTCCAATGGAAGATGTCATTGTTAATCAAGCTTACCAGAAATACGGCAACCATGATTACCAAGCCAGGAAGCAGCCAAGCACTAAGTGCTTCGTTGATACGCTTAATCAGCACCGACCAGCCAGCGTAAGCGACATACTGAATAGCCATGAACACCGTACCAATGGCTGAAACGCCGGTAAAGAATACGTTGTTATGCCAAAGGCTTACGATAAGGCGTTTCAGCCAAGCGGGGCTACCGTGGTGACCAGCAGCGGGGCCGGCCCCGTGGCTAGTAGCGCCATGCGCAGCTGCGGCACCTTCGTGGTGCTCAGCGCCAATTCCTAAAGCAGCCAGCAATAAGCCGATTGCTAGAACAATGACACCGGCTACGATGATCAGGATAAACTTTTTACGAGCATTCGGCGAAACCTCCAGGTATTCAGCCGTAACGCTTTCGTGATGCGTCAGAGTTGCCATAGGAGTAGATTAAAGTGCCGTGCCGTTACGTGCTTTGTCACCTGCGCCAGGAGTCTGAGAGGCCTTATCGGCCTGAGCTTCCTGTACGGGTGCTTGCGTTTGAGAATCGGTAGTCTGCGAGGAATCCGCAACAGAGGCATTCGCCACACCGCTAGCCTTGAGGAAATCAGTCATTCCATCTGGGCCTTTACCTTGCTGCAGCATGCGAACGTACATGGCAATTTTCCAGCGTTCCTGCGGATTGACCTGGGAGCCGTGGGGCATCATACGGCCTTTTCCCCATTGAATAACGTGGTAAATATGCCCGTCATTCATGGTTTTGTAGGTCCCTACCGAGTAATTCGGAACACCTTTGAATTTCGCTCCTACCGGTCCATCACCAGCCCCCGATTCGCCGTGGCAATGCTGGCAATTACGGACGTAGAGCGTTTTGCCTTCCTCCAAAGCGTCTTTGGTGTAGGAGTAAGGATTGCGCAGGCTTGTTTCAGCCGTAGCAATATCATCCTTGGCAATGTGCGTGTAGTAGTTGGCTTTTCCACGCGGCACTGTTCCTATTGCCGGAACGCGCATGTTCAGGCCCATGGGATTTATCTTGTTGGATTGCTCCTGCTTCAACGGCTCATACGGAAGTGAGGCGTACATCTCAGGAGCATATTCCAAACCGGGGTCATCGGCTCGGTTGCAGGCGGTGGTGAACACCGATGCCAGCAGAACCGCCGACGCTTGCAGAGTTACTTTCAGCGAATGCGTCATTAGAACTTAGACATTTCTTTTTGGTTCACCTCCGAAGCACCATTATTACGCAGCAACTGAGTTAGCTTCGTCATATCGGTGTTCTCATTTACTTCGATAGCCATCACAAACTTGTCGTCTGTTGAGCGCACATCCAGCACGGGTGTTTTCCAACGCGGATAAAGCTTGCTGATGGTATAGAAAGTAATCACCATACCGTGGCAGCAAAACAGTACCGTCAATTCGAAGGATACAGGAATAAAAGCCGGTAGGGCAATGTGAGGCTTACCACCGATGATCATAGGCCAGTCAAAACCCAGCATATAGATCTGCATCCAGAGGGCAAAGCTCAACCCAGTGAGGCCGAAAAAGAAGGCCGCAATAGGAAGGCGTGAACGCTCAATACCAAGAGCGTCATCTATTCCGTGGATGGGGAATGGCGTAAAAACTTCGTAGATCTTAACGCCCGCTTCGCGGACGTTTTCAACGGCGTGCAGCAGCACGTCTTCGTCGTCGAAGATGCCGAGGGCGAAGCGCTTAGTCATGCTTATCGTAGTTTACAGAGGCCGAGGCGGGAACTCCGTGGGTGGTAGCAGGCTGAGGAGTGTGGTGATGCGGATCGTGACCGGTGTACGTCGGGCCATTATCCACTGTGTACTTCAATACCGACTTCACTTCGGCCATGTTAATCACGGGGAAGAACTTGGCGAATAGCAGGAACAGGGTGAAGAATAGACCAATCGTGCCCACGTAAATACCGATATCGATAATGGAGGGTGAGAACATTACCCAGCTCGAAGGCAGGTAGTCGCGGTGTAGTGAGGTTACGATAATTACGAAGCGCTCGAACCACATACCGATGTTCACAATGATGGACAGTATGAAAGTCAGAGGAATGCTATAACGTACGCGGCGGATCCACACCAACTGCGGAGTGATTACGTTGCAGGTCATCATCGACCAGTAAGCCCACCAGTAAGGACCCGTGGCCCGGTTAATGAAGGCGTACTGCTCAAACTCAACTTGGGAGTACCAAGCAATGAAGAATTCAGTGATATACGCTACCCCCACAATGGAGCCCGTTATCATCATGATTTTGTTCATGAGGGCAATGTGCTCAATCGTGATGTAGTCTTCCAGCTTGAATACTACACGGGTAATCAGCATCAGCGTGAGCACCATGGCGAAGCCGGAGAAGATTGCACCCGCAACGAAGTAGGGAGGGAAGATGGTAGTATGCCAACCCGGTACAACCGAAGTTGCGAAGTCCATCGATACGATGGTGTGTACCGATAGTACCAGCGGGGTAGAAACACCGGCCAGAATCAGCGAAACCGTTTCGTAGCGCGACCAGTGCTTAGCCGAACCTTTCCAGCCAAAGCTCAACAGCGAGTAAGCAACTTTAGCAATTGGACCTTTGGCCCGGTCACGAATAGTAGCAAAGTCAGGAACCAGACCCGTATACCAGAACACCAGCGACACAGAGAAGTAGGTCGAAATGGCAAACACGTCCCACAACAGTGGTGAGTTAAAGTTTACCCACAGCGAACCGAAAGTATTCTGGAAAGGAAATACCCAGAAAGCCAGCCAGGGGCGGCCCATGTGCAAAACTGGGAACATCGCCGCGCAGATTACAGCGAAGATGGTCATTGCCTCAGCTGCCCGGTTAATGGAGGTACGCCATTTCTGACGGAATAGTAGCAATACTGCTGAAATCAGGGTGCCGGCGTGACCGATACCTACCCACCACACGAAGTTGGTGATGTCCCAAGCCCAACCAACGGTTTTGTTTAGGCCCCACTCTCCGATACCATACCATAGGGTGCGGTAAACGGAATAGAAGAAGACACCGAGGAGTAAGAGGGCGACACTCAAAGCGGCCATCCAGCGGATGTTTGGGGCGGCTTCTACCTGGCGACACACGTCCTGAGTGACGTCGTGGTACGTTTTCCCCCCGGTAACGAGCGGCTCCCGTACAGGCGATACGTGCTGCATAGTTTTTTGGACTTAAAGGAGTAGATGGGGAGGGCAATACTACACTAGGCACTACTGCCCTCCCCCGTGGCTCAAATTCTAGGCGTTAAACTCCGACGACTCCGTGTTTCGGATCTTCGTCAGGTACGTGATGTTCGGCTGCGTGTTGATGGTGTCAAGCACGTGGAATGCACGCTCACCATCTTCGCGACGCAGAATCTGCGATATACGGGAGTTGGGGTCGCGCATGTCGCCGAACACGATGGCCTGCGTGGGGCAGGACTGGGCGCAGGCTGAAACAACCTCGCCATCCTGCGGACGACGCTTCTGCTTCTTAGCTTCCAGTTTACCGAGCTGGATCCGTTGCACGCAGAACGAGCACTTCTCCATTACACCGCGGGCCCGAACCGTTACTTCCGGGTTCAACACCATGCGGCCGAGGTCAGTGAACATGTGGCCGTTCACAGTTTCGAACTTCTCGTTAGAGTAGTACGAGAACCAGTTGAAACGACGCACTTTGTACGGACAGTTGTTAGCGCAATAACGCGTACCTACGCAACGGTTGTAGGTCATCTGGTTGAGACCTTCCGAGCTGTGCGTAGTAGCTAATACTGGGCACACCGTTTCGCAGGGAGCATGGTTGCAGTGCTGACACAGCATGGGCTGGAAAATCACCTGCGGGTTCTCCGAAGGATCTTCCATGGCTGCATAGGTATCTAGCTTGCCTTTATCTTCGAAGTCTGACTTGTGCGCAGCGGAGCTGTAGTATCGGTCGATACGCATCCAGTGCATTTCGCGCCGGTTGATTACCTCCTGCTTGCCAACTACGGCAACGTTATTTTCAGCCTGACACCCAATCACGCATGAGCCGCAGCCAATGCAGGAGTTGAGGTCGATGGCCATACCCCAATGGTGGTTCTTATACTCGTAGTCCTGCCACAGAGAAACCTTGTTGGGCTTCTCCAAGCCTTCGGGGGTAGAAATCTTTTCGTATTCCGTTACCTCCTTGGGGTCTTTGATGTACTGCTTCAGCGTAGCTTCTTGAACTACCTGCTTGCGGTCCATGATGGTGTGGTGAGTCTGCGTCTGCGCAATTGGCGACTTAGCTCCCGTGGGGGTAATTTGAACGGCGTTGCTGTAGATGATGGCATCATTGCGCATCGTAGCCAGCGGTAGCACGTTCTCGCCAATTTCATTGGCCACTTTACCACCGCGCACCCGGCCGTACCCTAATGCAATGCCTACAGTTCCTTTGGCCTGGCCTGGCTGAATCAGCACGGGCAACTCAACTGATTTACCGTTGGCTGTAACCTTAACTACGTCGCCTTGCTCCCACTTCTGCTCAGCAGCGTAGGCACGTGGTACTGTCACGTAGTTACCCCAAGTGGCTTTTGTTACCGGATCAGGCAACTCTTGTAACCAGGGATTATTTGCGAAGAGGTTCGAACCGTTACCGATACCTACCTTTTCATAAATTACTAGCTCAATGCCCGAAGGCTTGGGTGCCGACTTGATGGCACTGATAGCTCCATTGACGTCTAAAGCGGCACCAACTTGAGCTACTGGAGCTGGGGAAGCTGTTCCCGTAGCCACACCATCGTGCACTGCTTTGTCCCAAGCTTTGTTAAAGTCACCGCCCAGTACACCTTGCCACTGCGTGCGCAAGTAGTTGTAGTAAGTGGTGGGGCTGCCGGCCCAAGTCAGCAGTGAATCCTGCGCCTGACGGGTAGCAAATAGCGGAGTAATTACGGGCTGCGCGATGCTCAAAGAGCCACGTTTTGGCTCGTAGTCATTCCATGACTCCAGGAAGTGATGATCGGGAGCAGCATACGTGCATAGCTCGCCGGTCTCATCCAGCCGGTCGTTAAGCGAAA of Hymenobacter sublimis contains these proteins:
- a CDS encoding cytochrome c oxidase subunit II, encoding MTTLGILLVLVLLLVVFGLLFRLQILTSIFSGSSTREVGVSNRVNAILFIIFLVVGGAAFAWSFADNYDKMNPPIASVHGHATERMFWTTMIILGIVFTLTQVLLFVYSYKYQHKEGRRAFFFPHNNKIEVIWTLIPAIVMAGLVFAGWKEWTRITGPAPKDAVVVEVMGKQFNWLVRYPGRDQKLGVVNYRLIDATNEFGFDLSDQNGIDDFVAPEIHVPKGHPVLLKIRSRDVLHAVYMPHFRVQMYAVPGMPTKFWFTPTMTTDEMRAQTGNPKFTYELACNQICGRGHFAMKLNIVVDEPDDYVAWFAQQKSFSEQNPDVLASFKQKSDKLVEKETTPAAAAVVPATAKASL
- a CDS encoding quinol:cytochrome C oxidoreductase, whose amino-acid sequence is MATLTHHESVTAEYLEVSPNARKKFILIIVAGVIVLAIGLLLAALGIGAEHHEGAAAAHGATSHGAGPAAGHHGSPAWLKRLIVSLWHNNVFFTGVSAIGTVFMAIQYVAYAGWSVLIKRINEALSAWLLPGLVIMVAVFLVSLINNDIFHWTMPGIMEKGNANYDAIIAGKSGFLNIPFYLIRMVLFLGLWAFFTKRLRDLSLAEDLNGGTEYFHKSINVSALFLVIYAVTSSISAWDWVMSVDTHWFSTMFGWYVFASWWVSGIAAVTLCTILLKQAGYLRFVKEGHLHDLGKFMFGFSIFWTYVWFSQFMLIWYANLPEESVYYNQRLGGFNGQYTWMFFGNLIINFAFPFLVLMTRDAKRQMIMLKIVSIAILIGHWSDFYLMLMPGTMKAENGFVIEIGTALIFLGAFLLLMTKRLSQASLVPVHHPFLDESVHHTT
- a CDS encoding c-type cytochrome, whose product is MTHSLKVTLQASAVLLASVFTTACNRADDPGLEYAPEMYASLPYEPLKQEQSNKINPMGLNMRVPAIGTVPRGKANYYTHIAKDDIATAETSLRNPYSYTKDALEEGKTLYVRNCQHCHGESGAGDGPVGAKFKGVPNYSVGTYKTMNDGHIYHVIQWGKGRMMPHGSQVNPQERWKIAMYVRMLQQGKGPDGMTDFLKASGVANASVADSSQTTDSQTQAPVQEAQADKASQTPGAGDKARNGTAL
- a CDS encoding DUF3341 domain-containing protein, which gives rise to MTKRFALGIFDDEDVLLHAVENVREAGVKIYEVFTPFPIHGIDDALGIERSRLPIAAFFFGLTGLSFALWMQIYMLGFDWPMIIGGKPHIALPAFIPVSFELTVLFCCHGMVITFYTISKLYPRWKTPVLDVRSTDDKFVMAIEVNENTDMTKLTQLLRNNGASEVNQKEMSKF
- the nrfD gene encoding NrfD/PsrC family molybdoenzyme membrane anchor subunit, encoding MQHVSPVREPLVTGGKTYHDVTQDVCRQVEAAPNIRWMAALSVALLLLGVFFYSVYRTLWYGIGEWGLNKTVGWAWDITNFVWWVGIGHAGTLISAVLLLFRQKWRTSINRAAEAMTIFAVICAAMFPVLHMGRPWLAFWVFPFQNTFGSLWVNFNSPLLWDVFAISTYFSVSLVFWYTGLVPDFATIRDRAKGPIAKVAYSLLSFGWKGSAKHWSRYETVSLILAGVSTPLVLSVHTIVSMDFATSVVPGWHTTIFPPYFVAGAIFSGFAMVLTLMLITRVVFKLEDYITIEHIALMNKIMMITGSIVGVAYITEFFIAWYSQVEFEQYAFINRATGPYWWAYWSMMTCNVITPQLVWIRRVRYSIPLTFILSIIVNIGMWFERFVIIVTSLHRDYLPSSWVMFSPSIIDIGIYVGTIGLFFTLFLLFAKFFPVINMAEVKSVLKYTVDNGPTYTGHDPHHHTPQPATTHGVPASASVNYDKHD
- a CDS encoding TAT-variant-translocated molybdopterin oxidoreductase, which gives rise to MQESPKYWKGIEELENSPEFVKNALTEFADFLPVKESHGSADATVAPRRDFLKLMGFGLAAATLASCETPIRKAIPYLNKPEEVDPGIANFYASTFFNGQDYNSILVKTREGRPIKFEGNPESPITRGGLSARAQAVVLSLYDGGRLQHFAKKGVKIDKDQLDQEVRNALAGAGRVAIVSPTIISPSTKKVIAEFGARFAGTEHVMYDVDSASGLLRANGGLLPAYDFSKADVIVSFGADFLGTWLSPVEYARQYITNRKVSREKQTMSRHFQFESNMSLTGSNADVRIPLKPSEMGEAVLAVYNGLVGGATSTDKRLQTAISELSRAGARGLVVAGSNDPAIQTLVTAINQRLGSAAVDVANPSMVRQGDDARMARLLNDIKNGQIGAVVFYHANPVFDHPMGADLAAALKAGKVKTTISLNDRLDETGELCTYAAPDHHFLESWNDYEPKRGSLSIAQPVITPLFATRQAQDSLLTWAGSPTTYYNYLRTQWQGVLGGDFNKAWDKAVHDGVATGTASPAPVAQVGAALDVNGAISAIKSAPKPSGIELVIYEKVGIGNGSNLFANNPWLQELPDPVTKATWGNYVTVPRAYAAEQKWEQGDVVKVTANGKSVELPVLIQPGQAKGTVGIALGYGRVRGGKVANEIGENVLPLATMRNDAIIYSNAVQITPTGAKSPIAQTQTHHTIMDRKQVVQEATLKQYIKDPKEVTEYEKISTPEGLEKPNKVSLWQDYEYKNHHWGMAIDLNSCIGCGSCVIGCQAENNVAVVGKQEVINRREMHWMRIDRYYSSAAHKSDFEDKGKLDTYAAMEDPSENPQVIFQPMLCQHCNHAPCETVCPVLATTHSSEGLNQMTYNRCVGTRYCANNCPYKVRRFNWFSYYSNEKFETVNGHMFTDLGRMVLNPEVTVRARGVMEKCSFCVQRIQLGKLEAKKQKRRPQDGEVVSACAQSCPTQAIVFGDMRDPNSRISQILRREDGERAFHVLDTINTQPNITYLTKIRNTESSEFNA